The sequence TCCGGCAGATCGACCCGAGCGGGCTCGATGTCGAGAAGGTGCTCGACACCATCGAGGAGTATGGCGCCGACACCTGGCTGCTGAGTGTGGGCGGCATCATCGCGAACTACCCCAGCGAGCTCGACTGTCAGACGGTCAACCCGACGCTGGCCCAGCGTGCTTCCGGGGACGTCATCGGTGACGCGGTCGCGGCTGCTGGCCGGCGTGGCATCCGGGTGCTCGCTCGGATGGACTTCTCGAAGATCGACCGGCGGCGGTCGGAGCGGTACCCGCAGTGGTGTTTCGTCGGCCCGGACGGCGAGCCGCAGGTCTACAACGGCTACCGCAGCGTGTGCCCGTCGAGTGCGTACTACCAGCAGAAGATGTTCGACGTCGTCGGGGAGGTGCTCGGCCGATACGACATTCGCGGCTTCTTCTTCAACATGATGCACTTCAACGAGTACGACTACTCACGCCGGTACCGGGGAGTCTGCCAGTGCGAGTCGTGCCGGGTGGCGTTCGCCGCCCATGCGCCCGGCGTTGCGCTACCGACCGGACCGTCGTCGTCCGGATACGCGACCTGGCGCAGCTTCGCGACCGAGACCTTGGAGGACCTCAACCAGAGGATGAGCGAGCACATTCGGTCGCTCGCGCCGGAGGCGGCCCTCCTGCTCAAGGACAACGCTGACGTCACCTACTACGAGGCCAACAACGCCGTAGGGCGACCGTTGTGGCACACGGCGACCGCCGAATCGGTGAGCGCCTCGCGCACAGCGGACCCGGAGCGCACGGTGTACGTCAACTGTGTGGGCTTCGTCGATATGCCCTACCGGTGGGCCGGCGAGGATCCGCACCACTTTGCCCAGTACCTCCTGCAGACGATCGCACACGGCGGCAGTCCCTCGACCTACGTGATGGGGCTGCCGGAGACGGGCGGGTATGACTGCCTGACGATGGGGTCCTGGATCACCCGATTCCATCGGGACAACACCGACATGTATGCGGGCCTGCGGTCGGCCGCCCGCGTCGGGCTGGTGCGGGGGACGGGCACGGGGACTGATGCCGCGCAGCGGCTCGCGGAGTTCCGTGGCTGGTACCAGTCGTTGCAGGAGTCCCACATCCCGTTCGATGTGGTCCGCCAGGACCTGCTGAGCGACGAGCTGGCGTCGCGCTATGACCTGTTGATCCTGCCGGCGCTCGGTGCGCTCGCTCCCGATGCGGTGGCAGCGGTCGAGGCGATCCTCGCCGCGGGCGGCACCGTGGTCGCGGTCGGGGACTCGGCGTGGCACAAGGGGGACCTGCAGATCGGGACCGCTGCGCCGCTTGCGACGCGAACGGCACAGTTCACTACTCAGGAATCGTTGTTCTCCCTGCACCTCCCGGTGGGCTCCGGGTACGCACCGGCGATCGGTGCCTTCGAGGTGCTGCAGGGGCGCGAGGGTGCCGAGGCGGACTGGTACGCCCTCGGTCGGTCGACCTACGGTCCGCCGGAGCTCTGCTACGGCAACGAGCCCACCCCGCACCCCGGTTGGCTGGCCGGAGCCGAGGGGCCCGGACAGCTCGCCCTCGTGCCCTGGCGGCCGGGGCAGGCCTTTCACGAGCTCGGTCTGCACCGAGTGCGGGAGGGCCTCATCGACAAGGTCCTCGAGCTGACCGGCCGTGCGGACCAGCTGCGGATCGAGACCGACCTGCCCGGGCAGGTGCAGCTGGTCCTCGGCCGCAACTGGTCCGGGGCCACGGTGCTGCATCTGCTGAACCGATCGGGCGATAAGCCCCAGCGGTTTGTCGAACCGCTGCCGATAACCCCGGGTGCGGTGCGTATCCCGAGTGATCGCGAGCCGGTACGGGCCCGCGCCCGGGTGGCTGGCGTCGACCTCGAGTGGACGTTCACCGGGACCCACGTCCAGGTACAGACACCGGAGCTGGGACTCTTCGAGGTGATTGAGTTAGACATGCAATCTTGACAGACAGTCTGACATGTATAAGTATTGCGGTACGACAGGCCCTGCGGGGCACTCACTTCCAATGACGGGAGAATCACCATGGTTGTGCTCAGTCGACGAAGCCTCTTCACGGTCGCCGGTGCTGCGGTCGGAGGCGGCATCCTCTCCGGGTGTACCGGTGTGGCCGGGTCCGGCGGTAGCGGCGGCGGTGATGGCGGCGGCGGTGCTTCCGGAACCGTGAGCTATGCGTTCTGGGGTAACACCGTCCGCGAAGAGAACTACCGGACGGCCTTCGAGGACATGGCCGAAGAGGTCTCCGACATTCAGCTGGAGATCGAGTTCGCGGACTACAACGCCTATCGCGAGCGGATGACCACCCAGATGGCAGCCCGCAACGTCGCGGACATCTTCTGGGTGCCGTCACCCGACGTGCTGACGTATCACGCGAACGACCTCTTCCGTCAGGTCGACGACATCGACTCTCTCGACCTCTCCGACTTCGACGA is a genomic window of Ruania zhangjianzhongii containing:
- a CDS encoding alpha-amylase family protein; translated protein: MAAQTGPWWRAPFRGFQTNLRQIDPSGLDVEKVLDTIEEYGADTWLLSVGGIIANYPSELDCQTVNPTLAQRASGDVIGDAVAAAGRRGIRVLARMDFSKIDRRRSERYPQWCFVGPDGEPQVYNGYRSVCPSSAYYQQKMFDVVGEVLGRYDIRGFFFNMMHFNEYDYSRRYRGVCQCESCRVAFAAHAPGVALPTGPSSSGYATWRSFATETLEDLNQRMSEHIRSLAPEAALLLKDNADVTYYEANNAVGRPLWHTATAESVSASRTADPERTVYVNCVGFVDMPYRWAGEDPHHFAQYLLQTIAHGGSPSTYVMGLPETGGYDCLTMGSWITRFHRDNTDMYAGLRSAARVGLVRGTGTGTDAAQRLAEFRGWYQSLQESHIPFDVVRQDLLSDELASRYDLLILPALGALAPDAVAAVEAILAAGGTVVAVGDSAWHKGDLQIGTAAPLATRTAQFTTQESLFSLHLPVGSGYAPAIGAFEVLQGREGAEADWYALGRSTYGPPELCYGNEPTPHPGWLAGAEGPGQLALVPWRPGQAFHELGLHRVREGLIDKVLELTGRADQLRIETDLPGQVQLVLGRNWSGATVLHLLNRSGDKPQRFVEPLPITPGAVRIPSDREPVRARARVAGVDLEWTFTGTHVQVQTPELGLFEVIELDMQS